A single Arcobacter sp. FWKO B DNA region contains:
- a CDS encoding NAD(P)/FAD-dependent oxidoreductase, with amino-acid sequence MKAEGKKRVIIIGASYGGLHAAKEFNKKDDFEVLVFDKKNFHYLQTEAYDFIANKSNISDITIDIGTYINKLSSNIKFVKEKVLEFDASQQKIKTASNEYFYDYLIIATGARTNFPSFIKGLRENSNGVKTLFRALGFKQKFESTIYEYITDNAFSHQRDYNIIIGGAGLSGVEIAAEMAYIIQTDFKRLGIRCLGFNITLVDAAETILPGMDRRIIYATIKRLKALGVHIKTKSFIKEVYPNELILNDGEKLPFDFMIFTGGIKAEPIASQKEYKLNKFNQYIVDDLYNIENEKNIFAIGDVAYITADDTIIPPTAQSAEQSGTIVAKNIIKMAHNQEPIKKAPIIRGMFIALGGKYAVGTIYDKIVFKGYFAYLIKKFITNFYKVFLKP; translated from the coding sequence TTGAAGGCTGAAGGAAAAAAACGAGTTATAATAATTGGTGCAAGTTATGGTGGGCTTCATGCTGCTAAAGAATTTAATAAAAAAGATGACTTTGAAGTATTAGTATTTGATAAAAAAAACTTTCATTATTTACAAACAGAAGCTTATGACTTTATCGCAAATAAATCAAATATATCCGATATTACGATTGATATTGGAACATATATCAATAAACTATCAAGTAATATCAAGTTTGTTAAAGAAAAAGTTTTAGAGTTTGATGCGTCACAACAAAAAATAAAAACTGCTTCAAACGAATATTTTTATGATTACCTAATAATTGCAACAGGTGCAAGAACAAATTTTCCATCTTTTATAAAAGGATTAAGAGAAAATTCAAACGGTGTAAAAACTCTTTTTCGTGCATTAGGATTTAAACAAAAATTCGAAAGTACTATTTATGAATATATAACAGACAATGCATTTTCTCACCAAAGGGACTACAATATAATAATAGGTGGAGCAGGATTAAGCGGAGTAGAAATAGCTGCTGAAATGGCTTATATTATCCAAACTGATTTTAAAAGACTTGGTATTAGATGTCTTGGATTTAATATTACACTTGTAGATGCTGCTGAGACTATACTTCCAGGGATGGATAGAAGAATAATATATGCTACTATCAAAAGACTAAAAGCTCTTGGTGTACATATAAAAACAAAATCATTTATCAAAGAGGTTTATCCAAATGAACTGATTTTAAATGATGGTGAAAAACTTCCATTTGATTTTATGATATTTACTGGTGGAATTAAAGCTGAGCCAATAGCTTCACAAAAAGAATACAAACTCAATAAATTTAACCAATACATTGTTGATGATTTGTATAATATAGAAAACGAAAAAAATATTTTTGCAATTGGTGATGTTGCATATATTACAGCTGATGATACAATAATACCGCCAACAGCACAAAGTGCAGAACAAAGTGGTACAATTGTTGCAAAAAATATAATAAAAATGGCACACAATCAAGAACCAATAAAAAAAGCTCCTATTATCAGAGGAATGTTTATCGCTTTAGGTGGTAAATACGCAGTTGGTACAATTTATGATAAAATTGTTTTTAAAGGATATTTTGCATATTTAATCAAAAAATTTATAACCAATTTCTATAAAGTATTTTTAAAACCATAA
- the galU gene encoding UTP--glucose-1-phosphate uridylyltransferase GalU, which translates to MIKKCLFPAAGYGTRFLPATKAMPKEMLPILTKPLIQYGVEEAMEAGMHDMAIITGRGKRAIEDHFDISYELEHQIKGTDKEHYLTEIRELIDNCTFSYTRQIEMKGLGHAILSGETLIGNEPFAVILADDLCDNGDDESVLAQMVKIYNKYQCSIVAIEEIDPSETKKYGIIDGKEIEDGIFMVKNMIEKPDPKDAPTNLAIIGRYILTPDIFNIIKDTKPGKNGEIQITDALMTQAQKGMVLAYKFKGKRFDCGSVDGFVEATNYFYSLSK; encoded by the coding sequence TTGATTAAAAAGTGTTTATTTCCTGCAGCTGGGTACGGTACAAGATTTTTACCAGCAACAAAAGCAATGCCAAAAGAGATGTTGCCGATACTTACCAAGCCACTTATTCAATACGGAGTAGAAGAAGCTATGGAAGCTGGTATGCATGATATGGCTATTATTACTGGGCGTGGAAAAAGAGCCATAGAAGACCATTTTGATATAAGTTATGAGCTAGAACACCAAATAAAAGGAACAGATAAAGAACACTACCTTACAGAAATAAGAGAACTTATCGATAACTGTACTTTTAGCTACACAAGACAAATAGAGATGAAAGGCTTAGGGCATGCTATTTTAAGCGGAGAAACACTTATCGGGAACGAACCATTTGCCGTAATACTAGCAGATGATTTGTGTGATAATGGTGATGATGAAAGTGTACTAGCACAAATGGTAAAAATATATAACAAATATCAATGCTCAATAGTTGCTATAGAAGAAATAGACCCAAGTGAGACTAAAAAATATGGTATCATTGATGGTAAAGAGATAGAAGATGGTATATTTATGGTAAAAAATATGATAGAAAAACCAGACCCAAAAGATGCTCCTACAAATCTAGCTATTATTGGAAGATACATACTAACTCCAGATATTTTCAATATCATAAAAGATACAAAACCAGGTAAAAATGGGGAAATCCAAATCACAGATGCACTTATGACTCAAGCTCAAAAAGGGATGGTTTTAGCATACAAATTTAAAGGTAAAAGATTTGATTGTGGTAGTGTTGATGGGTTTGTAGAAGCTACAAACTACTTTTACTCATTATCTAAGTAA
- the aroB gene encoding 3-dehydroquinate synthase, which translates to MTVHIDLADNSYDILIDQIPNIKFDGSFLNLKYQKVVVVTNPTVSSYHLDYLLSRLDAKDISVVTIPDGEQYKTMSTIEQILEHCFTHRLDRKSLLIAFGGGVIGDMTGFASAIYQRGIDFVQVPTTLLSQVDASVGGKTGINNKFGKNLIGAFHQPKAVLIDPHFLSTLPQREFGAGVAEIVKMAVTFNKEFFEWLENNRLDTEENIKKAIAYSVQTKAKVVSSDEKEQGIRAALNYGHTFGHVVENETNYETYLHGEAVGIGMVMANELAISLGNITENEAQRIKKLLSSYDIPTSYNIKDVEDFYEHFFLDKKSVNDKIKFIVPLGIGDCEIRDDISKDLVIDTLSKFKG; encoded by the coding sequence ATGACGGTTCATATAGATTTAGCAGATAATAGTTATGATATTTTAATAGATCAAATACCAAATATAAAGTTTGATGGGAGTTTTTTAAACCTTAAGTACCAAAAAGTAGTTGTTGTTACTAACCCTACAGTTAGCAGTTATCATCTTGATTATTTATTATCAAGACTAGATGCAAAAGATATAAGTGTGGTTACCATACCTGATGGTGAGCAGTATAAGACTATGTCTACAATAGAGCAGATTTTAGAACATTGTTTCACTCATAGGCTTGATAGAAAATCACTTCTGATTGCTTTTGGTGGTGGAGTTATTGGTGATATGACTGGTTTTGCTTCTGCTATTTATCAAAGAGGGATTGATTTTGTACAAGTTCCTACTACACTTCTTTCACAAGTAGATGCTAGTGTGGGTGGAAAAACAGGGATAAACAACAAATTTGGCAAAAACTTAATAGGTGCATTCCATCAGCCAAAAGCTGTCCTTATAGACCCACACTTTTTATCAACACTTCCTCAAAGAGAGTTTGGAGCAGGAGTTGCTGAGATAGTTAAAATGGCAGTTACTTTTAATAAAGAGTTTTTTGAATGGTTGGAAAACAATAGACTAGACACTGAAGAAAATATCAAAAAAGCAATAGCTTATTCTGTACAAACAAAAGCAAAAGTTGTAAGTAGTGATGAAAAAGAGCAAGGAATTCGTGCAGCACTTAATTATGGACATACTTTTGGGCATGTGGTAGAAAATGAGACCAACTATGAAACATATCTTCACGGTGAAGCTGTGGGTATAGGTATGGTTATGGCAAATGAACTAGCTATTAGTTTAGGAAATATTACAGAAAATGAAGCACAAAGAATCAAAAAACTTTTAAGTAGTTATGACATTCCAACATCATATAATATCAAGGATGTAGAGGATTTTTATGAGCATTTTTTCTTGGATAAAAAAAGTGTAAATGATAAAATAAAGTTTATAGTTCCTCTTGGAATAGGGGATTGTGAGATAAGAGATGATATTAGTAAAGATTTGGTTATAGATACTTTATCGAAGTTTAAAGGTTAG
- the mtaB gene encoding tRNA (N(6)-L-threonylcarbamoyladenosine(37)-C(2))-methylthiotransferase MtaB, whose protein sequence is MIFSSNKPKVYFKTFGCRTNIFDTQVMISHIKDFDIASNESEADIVVINSCTVTNSADSSAKNYVNSLKKLPNNPKVFFTGCGVWTKGEGLFNENKIDSLFGHSLKEEINEILKSEQRVFEPGNLEHIDKTIVSEFVGKSRAFIKIQEGCDFRCSYCIIPYVRGDARSYDMKLILEQISTLTQNGFGEFILTGTNIGSYGKKDKNTSLALLLKEIFKIKGVRRVRLGSVEPIQIDDEFKELLNEPQMAKHLHIALQHTSKDMLRIMNRRNKVLDDLALFEYIAEHGYAIGTDFIVGHPGESDELWAEAMQNLQKFPLTHVHAFTYSKRDGTPSSTMKDIVKGDIAKIRYNELTTIIENKNYNFRKNITQPLSVLVEQQKDGIFLGYDQFYNQIKIFSSTDLVGDWVEIRDYEIQRENNVAKF, encoded by the coding sequence TTGATATTTAGTAGTAATAAACCAAAAGTATATTTTAAAACATTTGGATGTAGGACAAATATATTTGATACACAAGTTATGATAAGTCATATCAAAGATTTTGATATTGCTAGTAATGAAAGTGAAGCTGACATAGTAGTAATAAATTCATGTACTGTAACAAATAGTGCAGACAGTAGTGCTAAAAACTATGTAAACAGCCTTAAAAAACTTCCAAATAATCCAAAAGTATTTTTTACAGGGTGTGGTGTATGGACAAAAGGGGAAGGGCTTTTTAACGAAAATAAAATTGACTCACTTTTTGGGCACTCTTTGAAAGAAGAGATAAATGAGATTTTAAAAAGTGAACAAAGAGTTTTTGAACCTGGGAATTTAGAACATATTGATAAAACAATAGTGAGTGAATTTGTAGGTAAGAGTAGGGCATTTATCAAGATTCAAGAAGGGTGTGATTTTAGATGTAGTTATTGTATTATCCCTTATGTAAGAGGAGATGCTAGAAGTTATGATATGAAGTTGATACTAGAACAAATATCAACTCTAACACAAAATGGCTTTGGTGAATTTATTCTGACAGGGACAAATATAGGAAGCTATGGAAAAAAAGATAAAAACACATCACTAGCACTTCTGTTAAAAGAGATTTTTAAAATCAAAGGAGTACGAAGAGTTAGGCTTGGAAGTGTTGAGCCAATACAAATTGATGATGAGTTTAAAGAGCTTTTAAATGAACCACAAATGGCAAAACATCTTCATATTGCACTACAACACACATCAAAAGATATGCTTCGTATAATGAATAGAAGAAACAAAGTCTTAGATGATTTGGCTTTATTTGAATATATAGCTGAGCATGGTTATGCAATAGGGACAGATTTTATAGTAGGACACCCAGGTGAAAGTGATGAGCTTTGGGCTGAAGCTATGCAAAATCTTCAGAAATTTCCACTTACTCATGTACATGCTTTTACATATAGCAAAAGAGATGGCACCCCATCATCTACAATGAAAGATATAGTAAAAGGTGATATAGCAAAAATACGATATAATGAACTTACAACTATAATTGAAAATAAAAATTACAATTTTAGAAAAAATATTACACAACCACTAAGTGTATTGGTAGAACAACAAAAAGATGGGATATTTTTAGGGTATGATCAATTTTACAACCAAATTAAAATATTTAGTTCTACAGATTTGGTTGGGGATTGGGTAGAGATAAGAGATTATGAGATACAAAGGGAAAATAATGTTGCCAAATTCTGA
- the bioV gene encoding pimelyl-ACP methyl ester esterase BioV — protein sequence MVKYFSGFCLENESCLFDSWSQKGDFTVAGFSYGAIKALEYALNCSNRIDKIQLFSPAFFNDKDEKYKRLQLMFFVKDEKSYVNNFLENVKYPSQIDLNLYLSIGKKEELQELLYYHWDSTKLEHLISQGIKIEVYLGEEDKIINSSLARDFFKSCQCEVYFIKNVGHLLR from the coding sequence ATGGTGAAATATTTTAGTGGTTTTTGTCTTGAAAATGAGAGTTGTTTATTTGATAGTTGGAGCCAAAAAGGTGATTTTACTGTAGCTGGATTTAGTTATGGAGCTATAAAAGCACTTGAGTATGCCTTAAATTGTTCAAATAGAATAGATAAAATCCAGCTTTTTTCACCTGCTTTTTTCAATGATAAAGATGAAAAATATAAGAGGTTACAGCTTATGTTTTTTGTTAAAGATGAAAAATCATATGTCAATAACTTTTTGGAAAATGTAAAATACCCATCACAAATTGATTTAAACTTATATCTAAGTATTGGAAAAAAAGAGGAATTACAAGAGCTTTTATATTATCATTGGGATAGTACTAAATTAGAACATCTCATATCTCAAGGGATAAAAATAGAAGTTTATCTAGGCGAAGAGGATAAGATTATAAACTCTTCACTAGCAAGAGATTTTTTTAAATCTTGCCAATGTGAAGTTTATTTTATTAAAAATGTGGGGCATTTACTTAGATAA
- a CDS encoding AAA family ATPase: protein MLPNSDNNNKKNFKLMVVSSSILLALFIYTIFKSSATIEGSSYYIGMVFLFALMLLAFGLHFFREKIRAMLPVKQNFSQTLEDVQNESATISAKTSQPSTIEVTKSNIRFSDIAGIQNTKSELNEIVDFLNNPKKYLKYGVKLPKGVLLVGPPGVGKTLIARAVAGEANVPFFYQSGASFVHIYVGMGAKRVRELFAKAKSVAPAIVFIDEIDAIGKKRTGDRNDEREATLNELLTCMDGFEGDSSVVVIAATNKIEVLDEALLRAGRFDRRVFLNLPSTNDRIEILKLYLKGKQYSFDINSLANETLGFSSSALATLVNEALLNMIKRGGVSILDEDISAAKIKLEYGTNEKKFYTPEEIDILALYKAIQKYFLKYKQQGSKSILSKSEMISSMKYYLSGSVGIEYFKKEPYTLNSNDIKEAYNIADIMKNQYKMVDDVTELVKIAKMELKDEISQFEDEILEIKKTLEVNGEIF from the coding sequence ATGTTGCCAAATTCTGATAACAATAATAAAAAGAATTTTAAGCTCATGGTGGTGTCTTCATCAATTTTGCTGGCACTTTTTATATATACCATTTTTAAAAGTTCTGCTACTATTGAAGGTAGTAGTTATTATATTGGGATGGTTTTTTTGTTTGCATTGATGTTACTTGCATTTGGGCTTCATTTTTTTAGAGAAAAAATAAGAGCAATGTTGCCCGTAAAGCAAAACTTTTCTCAAACCTTAGAAGATGTACAAAACGAATCAGCAACTATTTCAGCTAAAACATCTCAGCCAAGTACAATAGAAGTTACAAAATCAAATATTAGATTTAGTGATATAGCAGGTATACAAAATACAAAATCAGAATTAAATGAGATAGTTGATTTCTTAAATAATCCAAAAAAATACCTAAAATATGGTGTAAAGCTTCCTAAAGGGGTATTACTTGTAGGTCCTCCAGGTGTAGGAAAGACTCTTATTGCTAGAGCGGTTGCAGGTGAAGCAAATGTTCCTTTCTTTTATCAAAGTGGGGCAAGTTTTGTACATATATATGTAGGTATGGGTGCAAAAAGGGTAAGAGAACTTTTTGCAAAAGCAAAGTCTGTTGCACCTGCTATAGTTTTTATAGATGAAATTGATGCTATAGGTAAAAAAAGAACAGGCGATAGAAATGATGAAAGAGAAGCAACATTAAATGAACTTCTTACTTGTATGGATGGGTTTGAAGGAGATAGCTCAGTAGTGGTTATAGCTGCTACTAATAAGATTGAGGTGCTTGATGAGGCACTTTTAAGAGCTGGTAGATTTGATAGAAGGGTATTTTTAAACTTACCATCAACAAATGATAGAATAGAGATTTTAAAACTTTATCTAAAAGGGAAGCAATATAGTTTTGATATCAACTCTTTGGCAAATGAAACTTTAGGATTTAGTTCATCGGCCCTTGCTACACTTGTAAATGAAGCACTACTTAATATGATAAAAAGAGGTGGTGTTTCAATCCTTGATGAGGATATTTCAGCTGCAAAAATTAAACTTGAATATGGAACAAATGAAAAGAAATTTTATACACCAGAAGAAATAGATATATTGGCTCTTTATAAAGCTATTCAAAAGTATTTTTTAAAGTATAAACAACAAGGCAGTAAAAGTATATTATCAAAAAGTGAGATGATTAGTTCTATGAAGTATTATTTAAGTGGAAGTGTTGGAATAGAGTATTTCAAAAAAGAACCTTATACACTAAATTCAAATGATATCAAAGAGGCTTATAATATAGCAGATATTATGAAAAACCAGTATAAAATGGTAGATGATGTAACTGAACTTGTAAAAATAGCAAAAATGGAATTAAAAGATGAAATATCTCAATTTGAAGATGAAATATTAGAAATAAAAAAAACACTAGAGGTAAATGGTGAAATATTTTAG
- a CDS encoding BrnT family toxin produces the protein MNYNFEWDFNKAKKNLLKHKISFEDACTIFKDENAISIFDDEHSENEDRWITIGIDVNTRTLVVVHTYITFNENNCIIRIISARKATKNEQKAYKGG, from the coding sequence ATGAACTATAATTTTGAATGGGATTTTAATAAAGCTAAGAAAAATTTACTTAAGCATAAAATTAGCTTTGAAGACGCTTGTACTATATTTAAAGATGAGAATGCGATTTCTATTTTTGATGATGAGCATAGCGAAAATGAAGATAGATGGATAACCATTGGTATTGATGTGAATACCAGAACTTTGGTAGTTGTCCACACTTACATAACATTCAATGAAAATAATTGTATAATAAGAATTATAAGTGCTAGAAAAGCAACTAAAAACGAGCAAAAAGCTTATAAAGGAGGTTGA
- a CDS encoding PDDEXK nuclease domain-containing protein yields the protein MNIQNIEPKYEILLDTICKTYETGKIKAFNAVNTELVQTYWEIGKYIVEFEQNGAKKAEYGKALLEQLSRDLSIKYGKGFSRSNLFQIRAFYTKFPKIQTVSGKLSWSHIVELIKVSDDTEREFYEKQAVIENWSVRELKRQKDSGLFLRLGVGKDKKEVLTLAKSGQIIDKPKDILKNPYIFEFLKIPEPYHIAETQLESLLCDNLQSFLLELGRGFTFVGRQYKITLNNIHYKVDLVFYHRILRCFVLIDLKINEVRHQDIGQMNMYLGYFANEENIEGDNPPIGIILSKEKDELLVEYATYGMNSQLFVQQYQFYLPNKDELREEIESVLRGDNEIII from the coding sequence ATGAATATACAAAACATAGAACCAAAATATGAAATTTTATTAGATACGATTTGCAAGACTTATGAAACTGGAAAAATAAAGGCATTTAATGCTGTAAATACAGAACTTGTACAAACCTATTGGGAAATCGGTAAATATATCGTAGAGTTTGAACAAAATGGAGCAAAAAAAGCAGAGTATGGAAAAGCACTTTTAGAACAATTAAGTCGTGATTTGAGCATCAAATATGGTAAAGGATTTAGTCGGTCAAATTTATTTCAAATCCGTGCATTTTATACTAAATTTCCAAAAATCCAGACAGTGTCTGGAAAATTGAGTTGGTCGCATATTGTTGAACTTATAAAAGTAAGTGATGATACCGAAAGAGAGTTTTACGAAAAACAGGCAGTTATTGAAAATTGGTCTGTAAGAGAACTCAAAAGACAAAAAGATAGTGGACTTTTTTTGAGACTTGGAGTAGGTAAAGATAAAAAAGAAGTTTTAACTTTAGCAAAAAGTGGGCAGATTATTGACAAACCAAAAGATATTTTAAAAAATCCATATATATTTGAGTTTTTAAAAATTCCAGAACCGTATCATATAGCAGAAACCCAGCTAGAAAGTTTGCTTTGTGATAATCTTCAGAGTTTTTTACTTGAACTTGGAAGGGGCTTTACATTTGTGGGTAGACAATATAAAATAACTCTTAATAATATTCATTATAAAGTTGATTTAGTTTTTTATCATAGAATTTTGAGATGTTTTGTTTTGATAGATTTAAAAATAAATGAAGTAAGACATCAAGATATTGGGCAAATGAATATGTATCTTGGGTATTTTGCAAATGAAGAAAATATTGAAGGAGATAATCCACCCATCGGAATAATTCTCAGTAAAGAAAAAGATGAGTTATTGGTAGAATATGCAACCTATGGAATGAACAGTCAACTTTTCGTACAACAATATCAGTTTTATCTTCCAAACAAAGATGAATTAAGGGAAGAGATTGAAAGTGTATTAAGAGGCGATAATGAAATAATAATCTAG
- a CDS encoding mechanosensitive ion channel family protein, with protein sequence MFKIVLSIFIVLLNFAFAEDIKNIELQNDKIRDLNQKLINIDNELKNNLLYKRYGSYLTYKNISRDLEILEIELRKIQNLKTPESRENQRQINNKIKIKQNELELIEEYKESPIGKLIRPEDIEVIPEVTNPFLIFEALTYIKKLDENVSKYIKLPLEIENLLKLIDTKLEVLLSLDELESTELTQNSILFLESTKRDFEMVLDVVTTTSEVYSRRIEQITIETNNKISAQAQKTFKITLLIGLFFIISFLLKLALKKYLSEDDRYYMVNKIINFVLVIFIVIVLLFSYIDNVTYLVTILGFASAGIAIALKDWFMSIFGWFVIITSGSINVGDRIKVHKDRQEVVGDVLDISLFKIAIREDVTLTSYTVNRRAGRIFFVPNNYIFTEMISNYTHAGLKTVWDGLDIVITFDSNHKKAAHIVREIVKQYSKGYTDITRKQMSKLRDRYSLRGTNVEPRVFTFIEPYGMKISAWYLTNSYATLALRSTISAEIIDAFRGIDDIKIAYPTQTLRYQLLENQAENPMSMSNPLAQGTAQGLFD encoded by the coding sequence ATGTTTAAAATTGTTTTATCTATATTTATAGTGTTGTTGAATTTTGCATTCGCAGAAGATATAAAAAATATTGAATTACAAAATGACAAAATAAGGGATTTAAACCAAAAGTTAATAAATATAGACAATGAACTTAAGAATAATTTATTATATAAACGATATGGTAGCTATTTAACTTATAAAAATATATCAAGAGATTTAGAAATTTTAGAGATTGAATTAAGAAAAATACAAAATCTTAAGACACCAGAATCACGAGAAAATCAAAGACAAATCAATAATAAAATAAAGATAAAACAAAACGAGCTTGAGTTGATTGAGGAGTATAAAGAATCTCCTATTGGTAAATTGATTCGACCTGAAGATATAGAAGTTATTCCTGAAGTTACAAATCCATTTTTGATATTTGAGGCACTTACATACATAAAAAAACTGGATGAAAATGTCTCAAAATATATAAAGCTCCCTTTGGAAATAGAGAATTTATTAAAACTAATTGATACAAAGTTGGAAGTTTTATTAAGTTTGGATGAACTTGAAAGTACAGAGCTTACTCAAAATAGTATCTTATTTCTAGAAAGTACTAAAAGAGACTTTGAAATGGTTTTGGATGTTGTTACAACTACTAGTGAAGTTTATAGCAGAAGAATTGAACAGATAACTATTGAAACAAATAATAAAATATCGGCACAAGCTCAAAAAACTTTTAAAATAACACTACTTATAGGATTGTTTTTTATTATTTCATTTTTACTTAAACTTGCACTTAAAAAATACTTGAGTGAAGATGATAGATACTATATGGTAAACAAAATCATCAACTTTGTATTGGTAATTTTTATTGTTATAGTATTGCTTTTTTCATATATTGATAATGTGACATATCTAGTTACTATTTTAGGTTTTGCTTCAGCTGGTATTGCTATTGCATTAAAAGATTGGTTTATGTCTATATTTGGATGGTTTGTTATTATTACAAGTGGTTCTATAAATGTAGGTGATAGAATCAAAGTACATAAAGATAGACAAGAAGTTGTTGGTGATGTTTTGGATATTTCACTTTTTAAAATAGCTATAAGAGAAGATGTTACTTTGACATCATATACAGTAAATAGAAGAGCTGGAAGAATATTTTTTGTACCAAATAATTATATTTTTACTGAAATGATATCAAATTATACTCATGCGGGACTAAAAACTGTTTGGGATGGGCTAGATATTGTTATCACATTTGACAGCAACCATAAAAAAGCTGCACATATTGTAAGAGAAATAGTAAAACAGTATTCAAAAGGATACACTGATATTACTAGAAAGCAAATGAGTAAATTAAGGGATAGATATTCTTTAAGAGGGACAAATGTAGAACCTAGAGTATTTACTTTTATTGAGCCTTATGGTATGAAAATATCAGCATGGTATCTGACAAATTCATATGCAACTTTAGCACTAAGAAGCACCATAAGTGCTGAAATTATAGATGCTTTTAGGGGAATAGATGATATTAAGATAGCATACCCTACACAAACTCTTAGATATCAACTCTTAGAAAATCAAGCAGAAAATCCTATGAGTATGAGTAATCCTCTAGCTCAAGGTACTGCGCAAGGATTGTTTGATTGA